Genomic DNA from Amycolatopsis alba DSM 44262:
GAAGATCCGGCCGGGAGTGCCGCCGTAGAGGCCCGTCGACACCGAAGAGCGGACGACGCGCAGCTGCTTCCCGCGGTGATGGGTGAAGGCGTTGGGGTACGGGTCGGACTGCGCGCGCACCAGCCGCTCGATCTCGTCAGCGGGCCACGACCAGTCGATGAGGCTGTCCTGGAGGGCGCGTTTGTGGAAGAAGCTGGCCTTCGACCTGTCCTGTTTGACCGGGGTGAAGTTCCCCTTCTCGATCAGCTCGATGGCGTCGGTGGTGATCGGCGCGATGAGGTCGACGGTCCGGTGGAAGAGATCGGTCGTCGTGTCCTTCGGCCCGACCTGGACGGAGCGCTGCAGCACGATGTCACCCGCGTCGAGGTCGGCGTCCATCATGTGGGCGGTGAGGCCCACCTCCTGCTCGCCGTTGATGAGCGCCCAGATCAGCGGTGAGAAACCGGCGTAGGCGGGCAGCAGCGAGTCGTGGACGTTCAGCGTGCCGTGGCGCGGCATCTCGAAGATCTCCGGCGGCAGCCAGGTGCGCCAGTTGTTGGCGACGATCAGGTCGAGATCGGCTTCCTTCAGCTCCGCGAGCAGTTCCGCGTCGTCGGGACGCTGGCGCAGCAGGGTGCGGATCCCGTTGGCCTCGGCGAGATCCGCGACGGAGTCGGCCCAGATCTTCTCGTAGGCGTGGTCACTCTTCGGGTGGGTGACGACGAGGGCGACATCGTGGCCCGCGTCGATCAACGCCCGCAGGGTGCGGTGTCCCCAGGTCTGGTATCCGAACATGGCGACCCGCATGGGACCGGCCTCCTCCTGGTCGAGGGATGAACATCACCACTGAAAGTACTAGTTGAGCCTCACCTAACTTAGGTTAGGGTTCCCTGGTCTTCCTGTCGAAGTACCGAGATGCGGCTGAGCCGCGCAAGGGGTTCAAGATGGCACGAGCAGTGTTCGGTGAACGGGTTCCGGTCTACGACGTGGTCGGGGTCGGGTTCGGACCCTCGAACCTGGCGCTCGCCATCGCGGTCACCGAGCACAACGCCGCGCCTGGAGCCGAGACCGTCACCGCTCACTTCCTCGAGCGCCAGGCCTGTTTCGGCTGGCACCGCGGGATGCTGATCGACAACGCCACCATGCAGGTCTCCTTCCTCAAGGATCTGGCGACCATGCGGAACCCGACGAGTTCGTTCAGCTTCCTGTCGTATCTGCACAGCAAGGACCGGCTGGTCGACTTCATCAACCACAAGAACCTGTTCCCGTTGCGGATCGAGTTCCACGACTACTTCGAATGGGCGGCGGAGAAGGTCGACGACCTGGTTTCCTATGGCACGGAAGTGCTTTCGGTCACGCCGGTCTTCGACGGCGACGAGATCGAGTTCTTCGACGTCCACGCCCGCACCGACGGCGAGCTGGTGAACCTGCGCGCCCGCAACCTGGTGATGGGCACCGGGCTGCGGCCGAACCTCCCCGAAGGTGTGACGCCGGGCACTCGCGTCTGGCACAACAGTGAACTGCTGCACCGCGTCGAGGGGATGGCCGCCGAGGAGCCCCGCCGGTTCGTCGTCGTCGGCGCCGGCCAGAGCGCGGCCGAGGTCAGCGCGCTGCTGCACGATCGCTTCCCTCAGGCCGAGGTGTGCGCGGTGTTCGCGCGCTACGGCTACAGCCCGGCCGACGACAGCGCGTTCGCCAACCGGATCTTCGACCCCGAGGCGGTCGGGCGGTTCTACGAGGCGCCGGAAGCGGTCAAGGACCGGCTGATGCGCTACCACGGGGCGACCAACTACTCGGCCGTGGACATCGACCTGATCGATGAGTTGTACCGGCGCGTCTACCGCGAGAAGGTCCAGGGAGTCGAGCGGCTGAGGCTGATCAACGTCTCCCGTCCCACCGAAGTCGTCGACACCGGCTCCGAGGTGCGGGTCACCGTCGAAGCGCTGGAGAGCGGCGAGCGGACCAGGATCGACGCCGATTTCGTCGTGTACGCCACCGGGTACAGCCCGGCGGACCCGACGTCGCTCCTCGGTGAACTCGCCTCCGCCTGCGCTCGCGACGACGAGGGCAGGCTCCGCGTCGAACGCGACTACCGGATCGTCACCGAACCGCCGCTGGACGGCGGGATCTACCTGCAGGGCGGCACCGAGCACACGCACGGCATCACGTCGTCGCTGCTGTCCAACACCGCCGTCCGGGTCGGGGAGATCCTCCAGTCCATTGTGGACCGCCGGGTCGCCGACGCTTCCCGGCCCGAGTACGCGGTGAGTGGCACAGGGCCCGCCTGACCCGCAGACGACGTTTCGCGCTCTTCGAATGGTGGAGGCACTCCCGATGGACCGC
This window encodes:
- a CDS encoding lysine N(6)-hydroxylase/L-ornithine N(5)-oxygenase family protein, with the translated sequence MARAVFGERVPVYDVVGVGFGPSNLALAIAVTEHNAAPGAETVTAHFLERQACFGWHRGMLIDNATMQVSFLKDLATMRNPTSSFSFLSYLHSKDRLVDFINHKNLFPLRIEFHDYFEWAAEKVDDLVSYGTEVLSVTPVFDGDEIEFFDVHARTDGELVNLRARNLVMGTGLRPNLPEGVTPGTRVWHNSELLHRVEGMAAEEPRRFVVVGAGQSAAEVSALLHDRFPQAEVCAVFARYGYSPADDSAFANRIFDPEAVGRFYEAPEAVKDRLMRYHGATNYSAVDIDLIDELYRRVYREKVQGVERLRLINVSRPTEVVDTGSEVRVTVEALESGERTRIDADFVVYATGYSPADPTSLLGELASACARDDEGRLRVERDYRIVTEPPLDGGIYLQGGTEHTHGITSSLLSNTAVRVGEILQSIVDRRVADASRPEYAVSGTGPA
- a CDS encoding methionyl-tRNA formyltransferase yields the protein MRVAMFGYQTWGHRTLRALIDAGHDVALVVTHPKSDHAYEKIWADSVADLAEANGIRTLLRQRPDDAELLAELKEADLDLIVANNWRTWLPPEIFEMPRHGTLNVHDSLLPAYAGFSPLIWALINGEQEVGLTAHMMDADLDAGDIVLQRSVQVGPKDTTTDLFHRTVDLIAPITTDAIELIEKGNFTPVKQDRSKASFFHKRALQDSLIDWSWPADEIERLVRAQSDPYPNAFTHHRGKQLRVVRSSVSTGLYGGTPGRIFIREGEGVVIVTGPESRRGRSHGLVIERVRTEDGTELSANEYFRTLGGYLTNRP